Proteins encoded together in one Triticum dicoccoides isolate Atlit2015 ecotype Zavitan chromosome 7B, WEW_v2.0, whole genome shotgun sequence window:
- the LOC119340931 gene encoding GDSL esterase/lipase At1g28600-like, which translates to MGSSNGHCSISLAVLFVFVVLLLNANLGSCGCFKRIFSFGDSIIDTGNFAYTIRNRPPSPPSVLPYGETYFHHPTGRASDGRLIIDFYAQALGLPLLPPSLPEEKTGQFPTGANFAVFGAMALNPNYFKSKDNLSVPFPWSLQDQLASFNKVLTRIAPGDAATKRLLSESLVIFGEIGGNDYNFWFFDPKRSKDRNTPLQYMPDVIASIGAGVQKVINLGAKTIIVPGNFPIGCVPAYLSTHRSNTSADYDQFRCLAWFNAFSRRHNQLLKQEVGRLKSRNPGVKIIYADYYGAFMEFVRNPHRNGIDSPLVACCGGNGPYGTGHRCDQNAKVCRDPSRFANWDQVHMTEKAYSVIANGVLNGPYADIPLLHAC; encoded by the exons ATGGGGAGTTCCAATGGCCACTGCTCCATTTCCTTGGCCGTCCTCTTCGTCTTTGTTGTCCTGCTGCTCAACGCTAATCTAGGGTCGTGCGGCTGCTTCAAGCGTATCTTCTCCTTTGGCGACTCCATCATTGACACCGGCAATTTCGCATACACCATCCGCAACAGACCACCGAGTCCACCCTCGGTGCTTCCTTATGGAGAGACCTACTTCCACCATCCCACGGGCCGCGCCTCTGACGGGCGTCTCATCATCGACTTCTATG CGCAAGCGTTGGGCCTGCCGCTGCTGCCGCCGAGCTTGCCCGAGGAGAAGACGGGGCAGTTCCCCACTGGTGCCAACTTTGCCGTGTTCGGCGCCATGGCGCTGAACCCGAACTACTTCAAGTCCAAGGATAACTTGAGTGTACCGTTTCCATGGAGCCTCCAGGATCAGCTCGCTTCTTTCAACAAAGTGCTCACACGGATTGCTCCAGGAGATG CTGCGACAAAGAGGCTCCTGAGTGAGTCCCTGGTCATCTTTGGTGAGATCGGCGGCAATGACTACAACTTCTGGTTCTTCGATCCTAAGCGCAGCAAGGACAGAAACACACCCCTGCAGTACATGCCCGATGTTATCGCCAGCATAGGAGCCGGCGTGCAGAAGGTGATCAACCTCGGCGCAAAGACGATCATTGTCCCGGGGAACTTCCCCATCGGGTGCGTGCCAGCCTACCTTAGTACTCACAGGAGCAATACATCTGCGGACTACGACCAGTTCCGCTGCCTCGCGTGGTTCAACGCCTTCTCTCGGAGGCACAACCAGTTGTTGAAGCAGGAAGTCGGCCGACTCAAGTCCAGGAACCCCGGCGTGAAGATTATCTACGCAGACTACTACGGTGCCTTCATGGAGTTTGTCAGGAATCCCCATAGGAATGGCATCGATAGCCCTCTGGTGGCATGCTGTGGTGGCAACGGGCCCTACGGGACCGGCCATAGGTGTGACCAGAACGCGAAGGTTTGCCGCGACCCGTCCAGGTTCGCCAACTGGGACCAGGTTCACATGACGGAGAAGGCATACAGTGTCATCGCCAATGGGGTGCTCAACGGCCCCTACGCGGACATCCCGTTGCTCCACGCTTGCTAG